In one window of Primulina tabacum isolate GXHZ01 chromosome 8, ASM2559414v2, whole genome shotgun sequence DNA:
- the LOC142553321 gene encoding uncharacterized protein LOC142553321, with amino-acid sequence MIPLFFLVVFSEGLVAFLLMVKIGPLRELVMKGLDQVKMRRATVLTIAGTIFVILLSNLFSILKIQNKGVKHGTMTPMDQVLWRTNLLEATLMGFSLFLGFLIDRMHHFMRKLIKLRGSTGVSKQEVERLEKEKLQLKEKEEKAAGEMKRLQKEVLSLTENLKKLKLESTEKDKKFETAESHVAALQKQASDLLLEYDRLLEDNQNLQNQALGYRN; translated from the exons ATGATTCCGTTGTTCTTTTTGGTTGTATTTTCGGAGGGCTTGGTGGCATTCCTTTTGATGGTGAAGATAGGGCCACTTAGGGAACTGGTAATGAAGGGTTTGGATCAAGTGAAAATGAGAAGGGCTACTGTTTTAACCATTGCTGGTACTATATTTGTTATTCTCTTATCAAACTTATTTAGCATACTCAAGATTCAGAATAAGGGGGTTAAGCATGGAACAATGACACCAATGGATCAAGTACTTTGGAGGACCAACTTGTTAGAGGCTACTCTGATGG GATTTTCTCTCTTCCTCGGATTTTTAATCGACCGCATGCATCATTTCATGCGAAAATTGATCAAATTAAGGGGCAGCACTGGAGTTTCAAAGCAAGAAGTTGAGAGACTCGAGAAAGAAAAATTGCAGCTCAAGGAAAAAGAAGAGAAAGCTGCTGGCGAAATGAAGCGCTTgcagaaagaagtattaagctTAACCGAAAATCTAAAGAAGCTTAAGTTGGAGTCTACAGAAAAAGATAAGAAATTTGAAACTGCAGAAAGTCACGTTGCTGCCCTTCAGAAACAAGCTTCAGATTTACTCCTAGAATACGATCGTCTTTTGGAAGACAACCAAAATCTTCAGAATCAAGCTCTTGGCTACCGGAAttga
- the LOC142553322 gene encoding RPM1-interacting protein 4-like isoform X2, whose protein sequence is MARSNVPKFGNWEGEDNVPYTVYFDKARKTRGGKMINPNEPQENPEMFENVNSSPLAPANAPVSPSRPRTRPEEPIVKGAGEDIGFRQSGNPPAQNENTSQKAASESNYGARRPKATRSPRPSAGSEQSFERSPLHHHQQAKVGGRVGEGKNYEGSQGTTGKSRMRQANLGDDSPDKAAAVPKFGNWETDPQSAENFTDIFQKVREERNAGPGNVSTTPRHSSYPTRSQPSNQPKKCCCPWW, encoded by the exons ATGGCT CGTTCAAATGTGCCAAAATTCGGAAACTGGGAAGGTGAAGACAACGTTCCTTACACAGTTTACTTTGACAAAGCAAGAAAAACCAGGGGTGGAAAGATGATCAACCCGAACGAGCCCCAGGAGAATCCTGAGATGTTTGAAAATGTCAACTCTTCGCCTCTTGCTCCTGCTAATGCTCCTGTTTCTCCATCAAGACCGAGAACTAGACCTGAGGAGCCTATTGTGAAGGGGGCAGGTGAAGACATAGGTTTCAGACAGTCCGGTAACCCTCCAGCTCAAAATGAAAATACGAGTCAAAAAGCTGCTAGTGAATCAAATTACGGTGCCCGTAGACCGAAGGCAACTCGATCCCCAAGGCCTAGTGCAGGATCTGAGCAAAGCTTTGAACGATCACCACTTCATCATCATCAGCAGGCAAAAGTAGGGGGTAGAGTCGGCGAAGGAAAGAACTATGAGGGTAGTCAAGGTACCACTGGGAAATCGCGTATGAGACAAGCTAATCTTGGAGATGACAGT CCTGATAAAGCCGCAGCAGTTCCAAAATTTGGTAATTGGGAGACTGATCCACAGTCCGCAGAAAATTTTACCGATATATTCCAGAAAGTTCGGGAGGAAAGGAATGCAGGGCCCGGAAACGTGTCAACCACACCTAGACATTCTTCTTATCCAACACGCAGTCAACCATCCAATCAACCAAAG AAATGCTGCTGCCCTTGGTGGTAA
- the LOC142553322 gene encoding RPM1-interacting protein 4-like isoform X1 yields the protein MIAENLIVRSNVPKFGNWEGEDNVPYTVYFDKARKTRGGKMINPNEPQENPEMFENVNSSPLAPANAPVSPSRPRTRPEEPIVKGAGEDIGFRQSGNPPAQNENTSQKAASESNYGARRPKATRSPRPSAGSEQSFERSPLHHHQQAKVGGRVGEGKNYEGSQGTTGKSRMRQANLGDDSPDKAAAVPKFGNWETDPQSAENFTDIFQKVREERNAGPGNVSTTPRHSSYPTRSQPSNQPKKCCCPWW from the exons ATGATTGCAGAAAATTTAATAGTG CGTTCAAATGTGCCAAAATTCGGAAACTGGGAAGGTGAAGACAACGTTCCTTACACAGTTTACTTTGACAAAGCAAGAAAAACCAGGGGTGGAAAGATGATCAACCCGAACGAGCCCCAGGAGAATCCTGAGATGTTTGAAAATGTCAACTCTTCGCCTCTTGCTCCTGCTAATGCTCCTGTTTCTCCATCAAGACCGAGAACTAGACCTGAGGAGCCTATTGTGAAGGGGGCAGGTGAAGACATAGGTTTCAGACAGTCCGGTAACCCTCCAGCTCAAAATGAAAATACGAGTCAAAAAGCTGCTAGTGAATCAAATTACGGTGCCCGTAGACCGAAGGCAACTCGATCCCCAAGGCCTAGTGCAGGATCTGAGCAAAGCTTTGAACGATCACCACTTCATCATCATCAGCAGGCAAAAGTAGGGGGTAGAGTCGGCGAAGGAAAGAACTATGAGGGTAGTCAAGGTACCACTGGGAAATCGCGTATGAGACAAGCTAATCTTGGAGATGACAGT CCTGATAAAGCCGCAGCAGTTCCAAAATTTGGTAATTGGGAGACTGATCCACAGTCCGCAGAAAATTTTACCGATATATTCCAGAAAGTTCGGGAGGAAAGGAATGCAGGGCCCGGAAACGTGTCAACCACACCTAGACATTCTTCTTATCCAACACGCAGTCAACCATCCAATCAACCAAAG AAATGCTGCTGCCCTTGGTGGTAA